In Verrucomicrobiota bacterium, the genomic stretch CTTCCAGAGACGTTATCCACCTCCTCTTCATGACCAGTAATGGTCACGACAAAATCGGCTCCTGCTGGATTCGTACTCGTTTCAACTTTGCCAAACGATAATCGCTCGATTTTGGTTTTTAGCGTGTGGCTGGTTCCAGAAAATTCCACTGCTCGGGCATGATCGGACGGCACTGGCTTGCCATTAAACAAGCACACTGACTCAATAATTTCCACCTTGCTTTGAGCCCCGCCTGCCTTGGCTGTGTCATCATAAGATGCACATCCCAAACAACCAATCAAGCAGACCAGAACCAGCGCCAGCCACCGTAGCTTCGACCGCATGGGAAAATCAGCTTAACCGCATGGGCATCACCACATACAGGTACGGCCCATTAATTTTGAGGACGCCCGGGCTGAGTTCATCAATCAACTCGAAATAGATTTCATCTTCAGTCAAGGCGCTCAATGGCTCGATCATGTAACCGGGATTAAAGGCAATCGCCATTTCTTTACCTTTATAGTTGATGGCAATGCTTTCCAACGCTTCACCGACTTCAGGGGTGTTGGCGGTAATTGCCAGGTTGTTTTTGGTAAAGTTAAGCTTAACGGAGTTTTGCTTGTCGCTGGTCATGATTTCCGCACGGCGCAAGGCATGCAAAAACTCCTCGCGGTTCATGGGCACGCGTTCTTTTACCTCGGCGGGAATGACCTGCCGGTAATTCGGATAATTCCCTTCAATCAGTTTGGTGACCAGAAGAATTGCCGGACCTTGCTCCCCTTTTAAAGTAATCGCCGCTTGGTTGGCGGTATATTGCAATTCCATCTCGCCCTTGTCACCCAAGAGCCGGGTCAATTCGTTCACCGTCTTGCTGGGAACAATGAAATCGCCTTGGACATCATCGGGGAGGTCCACTTCTTCTTCCACCAACGCCAAGCGCCGTCCATCCGTGGCCACCATCGTCAATTTATGCTCTTTCAAGCTGAAAAAGATCCCATTCAGCACATAACGCGATTCGTCTGTGGAGGTGGCAAAACAGGTTTTCCGCAGCATCCCACGCAGCTTATCTTGCGGCAACACGACCTTCTTTTCATCGCGGAACCGGGTCATCGGCGGGAATTCCTCGGCAGCGAGCCCATGAATTTTGTAAAAGGAAGAGCCGCAACTCATGCTGCAACGGTTCTTTTCATCCACCTTAAACTCAACTTCAGTACCACCCAATTCCCGCACAATACCAAACAACTTCTTTACCGGCAAAGTGGTGGACCCACCAGTGATGACATTCGCCTTGACGGTACAGGCAATGGTAACATCCAAATCGGTGGCCGTTAATTCCAGTATCTCTCCTTCCGCGCGCAAAAGGACGTTGGAGAGAATGGGCAAGGTTGTCCGGTTGGTCACAATGTTTTGGACCGCCTGCAACCCGAGCATGATTTGTTCTTTGCTAATTGTAAAGTTCATGGGCCGCTTATTATTGTTAACTTCTTATTTAATTACCAGCGTATTATTAAGGGTTGTGAATAATGCAAATAGTGACGCTTGTCAAGGGGATGACAAGCACTTACGTAAAATATTTTTGGGAATGGAATTCCGGGATTGCAAATAGGATCTCCCAAAAAGCGAGGTTCTTAACAAAAACCACAGCGTACTCACTAGGTGCCGGTGGGTTGTTGGCAGGGTTATTGACAAAGCTTGGATACGATAACTGCAACCCGGAGCAAACTTAAGCTGCCCGCGATTATCGGTGTTAGCCAAAACGCAGGTAAAACCGAACAAACCAAGCATTTGGAAGAAAGTATATTTATCGTCAGTCATACTTATAAATTTATGAATTCAGGAATTGGTAATTCACGCATCATTCGATCCAATTGATATCCAAATCCTGGACCTTGAATGGTTGTTAGAGACACCTGACCAGCACTGCGCCGATACAATCCTGGATGCACAACAGCTTCTGGGGCAGAGGCTTTAGGATAAAACTGCATCGCATTCGTTTCCACTCCCATGATGGTGCCCGTATGCGCGGCCAATAAACAATGCGGTATTTGCGCCAACATCGGATTGGTTAAATCCTGAACCATGAGGGTCATGCCATGCGCTTTAGCCCAGCAAGCGCTCAAAACGGCACCGGTTTGGGTTTTACAGGTCTTTAGTGCCACACCAGTCCATCCTAGAGACCGCCCCAAACGCACGTAACGCCAGTCGTGGGCGCTTTCATCGAGGAACAAGGGCTTCCTGGCAGAAACACCATGAACGTCAATCCGGTGCCTCTCCAAGTCATACGGGAACGGCTGTTCCACATAGAGCAGCATCCCGTAAATTCTTGGAAGCTCGGTTTTTAAGCGATCCAGGATTTCAACGACATAGGCGGGATCGGAAACCGTGCAGTTGAAATCCGCACTCAGCCACCATACGTTTTTGGCAATGCCAAGCTGGCCAACCCGCACAAGTCGTTGGTAATCCCACGTCGAATCATTGCCGCGCAGCTTGACTTTCAGA encodes the following:
- the dnaN gene encoding DNA polymerase III subunit beta: MNFTISKEQIMLGLQAVQNIVTNRTTLPILSNVLLRAEGEILELTATDLDVTIACTVKANVITGGSTTLPVKKLFGIVRELGGTEVEFKVDEKNRCSMSCGSSFYKIHGLAAEEFPPMTRFRDEKKVVLPQDKLRGMLRKTCFATSTDESRYVLNGIFFSLKEHKLTMVATDGRRLALVEEEVDLPDDVQGDFIVPSKTVNELTRLLGDKGEMELQYTANQAAITLKGEQGPAILLVTKLIEGNYPNYRQVIPAEVKERVPMNREEFLHALRRAEIMTSDKQNSVKLNFTKNNLAITANTPEVGEALESIAINYKGKEMAIAFNPGYMIEPLSALTEDEIYFELIDELSPGVLKINGPYLYVVMPMRLS